In a single window of the Acyrthosiphon pisum isolate AL4f chromosome X, pea_aphid_22Mar2018_4r6ur, whole genome shotgun sequence genome:
- the LOC107882182 gene encoding zinc finger protein OZF-like: MQLNSCAPVNRKHISLDQSNTASSVDQKEYKNDEMYNCAKCSSLFHDRPSIIDHLKPHIDQCINCCKYIGSPTSCKYPVSFHPGTSFYFECEECYNGFYTLKSFEKYLSVQSNKKKDRPYKCDVCLKTFIHLYHFAAHQRLHKGERPYQCNICDKRFHAKFNLEAHLFSHKIIKGYKCLLCSKKFLKLRYFKIHMLSHHDSSKHKCNMCGKEFVSLNSLHRHQDRHPGYRPYKCIECGKSFSMNKSLKQHLKRHEGLNPYQCTLCDESCSTYFDFECHKRLHNGEKPYKCDICGDQFTQLTDWRRHKKTHFEYKNFECNECHKKFPSKTGVKKHLQTHFEKIKKHKCKVCNKNFSQSNQLNVHEQIHKDFKPYVCNICKKSFISRQNYTNHLNQHTGARPFVCDICGKTYPAIVSLNRHKKINHTCDICSKFYRDPKELKVHKITHQEFNLRQYACKLCDKTFKYQRALDKHQLTHLVERSFKCDLCPKSYIKNNVLKNHRRKHTGERPYKCKLCNKTYPQISSLTRHEAIVHNK, from the coding sequence ATGCAGTTGAATTCTTGTGCTCCAGTAAATCGTAAACACATTAGTTTGGATCAATCGAACACTGCAAGTTCAGTTGAccaaaaagaatataaaaatgatgaaatGTATAATTGCGCAAAATGCAGTTCATTATTTCATGATCGTCCAAGTATTATAGATCACCTAAAACCTCATATCGATCAATGTATCAACTGTTGCAAGTACATTGGTAGTCCGACATCTTGTAAATATCCTGTAAGCTTCCACCCAGGAacttcattttattttgaatgtgaAGAATGTTACAATGGATTTTATACACTCAAGAGCTTTGAAAAATATCTAAGTGTGcagagtaataaaaaaaaagacagaCCATACAAATGTGATGTTtgtctaaaaacatttatacatttataccactTTGCTGCTCATCAACGATTACATAAAGGTGAGAGACCATACCAGTGTAACATTTGTGATAAACGTTTCCACgccaaatttaatttagaaGCTCACTTGTTttcacataaaattataaagggATATAAATGCTTGTTGTGTTCGAAAAAGTTCCTTAAATTGAGATATTTCAAAATCCATATGTTATCTCATCATGACTCATCCAAACATAAATGTAACATGTGTGGAAAAGaatttgtatcattgaattctttGCATAGACATCAGGATCGCCATCCCGGATACAGACCATACAAATGTATTGAATGTGGCAAGTCATTTTCAATGAATAAATCTcttaaacaacatttaaaaaggCATGAAGGTTTAAACCCATATCAATGTACTCTATGTGACGAAAGTTGTAGcacttattttgattttgagtgCCATAAAAGACTACACAATGGTGAAAAGCCTTATAAATGTGATATCTGTGGAGATCAGTTTACTCAATTAACTGATTGGAGAAgacataaaaaaacacattttgaatataaaaattttgaatgcaATGAGTGCCATAAAAAGTTTCCTAGTAAAACTGGTGTCAAAAAACATTTGCAAACAcactttgaaaaaattaaaaaacataaatgcaAAGTTTGTAACAAAAATTTTTCGCAAAGCAATCAATTGAATGTACATGAACAAATTCATAAAGACTTTAAACCATATGTTTGTAACATATGTAAAAAGAGTTTTATTTCTCGTCAGAATTATACTAATCACTTAAATCAACACACAGGTGCCAGACCATTCGTTTGTGATATATGCGGAAAAACGTATCCAGCAATTGTATCTCTGAATAggcataaaaaaatcaatcataCATGTGATATTTGTAGTAAGTTCTACAGGGACCCCAAAGAACTCAAGGTTCACAAGATTACTCATCAAGAATTTAACCTGAGGCAGTATGCGTGCAAATTGTGtgacaaaacatttaaatatcaacGAGCTTTGGACAAACATCAATTAACTCATCTAGTCGAAAGATCGTTTAAGTGCGACCTTTGTCCTAagtcttatataaaaaataatgttctgaAAAATCATAGAAGAAAACACACCGGTGAAAGACCATATAAATGCAAATTATGTAATAAGACATATCCCCAAATAAGTTCACTAACACGACATGAAGCCATTGTACACAACAAATAA
- the LOC100161857 gene encoding structural maintenance of chromosomes protein 3, translated as MHIKQVIIHGFKSYREQTVVEPFDKRHNVVVGRNGSGKSNFFYAIQFVLSDEFSHLRPEQRQALLHEGTGPRVVTAYVEIIFDNTDNRLPIEKEEVILRRVIGAKKDQYFLNKKMVPRSDVTNLLESAGFSHSNPYYIVKQGKINQMATAPDSHRLKLLREVAGTRVYDERKEESIDILKDTQTKLEKIVEFIKTIEERLQTLEEEKEELKEYQVWDKKRRTLEFCIHDRELKDTKRKLEELDGKINNFDEEQKRLASKVKDATDQAKKAAKQLRDAKREVHAAKEEKETLSLEQQELIKQKTKLDFTIKDLTDEVDGDNNSKERAERELKKLQDTIKAKESELQELKPKYEAQKKKEEDCTRELALKEQKRKELYAKQGRGSQFTSKEDRDKWIQKELKSLNKQIKDKNEHKDKLTDDLKRDGERQRELEHQIQMNSIELEKQRVAIDEYNKKYYELKKAKDQHQSQRNELWRKENTIQHSLSSLKEELAKSDQALRSMAGKAILNGRDSVRKVLDVFKEKGGAHLDLATQYYGQVIENFGCDQSIQTAVEVTAGGRMFFHIVESDRIGTQILKEINNQNLPGEVTFMPLNRLTVRDIRYPQSKDALPMVSKLKYEPHLDKAMRFIFGKTLICRNLEIATTISKQSMLDCITIDGDQVSSSGTLTGGYFKNMRSKLEIQKQRNDSMSQIKEAEEVLAVLKTQLNEVEVNVNVVMSDMQKTETKNSKSKGNFDKLKGDIRLMKEELVGIERYRATKERLLIQAASNLEAMQTTRSGLESELHQELMAQLSVTDQREMDKLNDDIRSLTMENKTAFSTRMKLEADKNKLENLLTNNLIRRRDELMQALQEISVEERKRTLENNKMEVQTVKKKLEALNADIKIDDKRVQEAVKKQKMCQEELEKWKVLEKEAQEKLDNESKDLTKVSTKQNMLRQKLDECQTKISDLGALPNTELITKYMSYSSKNLFKELEKANSNIKRYGHVNKKALDQFISFSEQKEKLVSRKQELDRGHQKIEELMNVLEQRKCDAILFTFKQVSMYFTQVFSKLVPGGFAQLVMKSAGGEESATPIVGDEDNIDNYSGVMIKVSFAGQGSEMREMNQLSGGQKSLVALGLIFAIQKCDPAPFYLFDEIDQALDPQHRKAVADMIHEMSDHAQFITTTFRPELLFNAHKFYGVKFRNKVSHVECVTRDVAYDFVEDDTTHG; from the exons TATGTAGAAATTATCTTTGATAATACTGATAATCGCCTACCA attgaaAAGGAAGAAGTTATTTTAAGACGAGTAATTGGTGCCAAAAAAGACCAGTactttctaaataaaaaaatggtccCTAGGTCAGACGTTACTAACTTATTAGAATCTGCTGGATTTTCCCATtcaaatccatattatattgtcaaacaAGGAAAg ATAAACCAAATGGCCACTGCGCCAGATTCTCACAGATTAAAGCTTTTGAGAGAAGTTGCTGGTACCAGAGTTTATGATGAACGTAAAGAAGAAtcaattgatatattaaaag atactCAAACTAAACTGGAAAAAATTGTTGAGTTTATCAAAACAATTGAAGAACGATTACAAACTcttgaagaagaaaaagaagaacTTAAAGAGTATCAAGTTTGGGATAAAAAAAGAAGGACATTGGAATTTTGTATTCATGATCGTGAATTAAAAGACACTAAACGAAAGTTGGaagaa ttggatggaaaaataaataattttgatgaagAACAAAAACGACTTGCTTCTAAAGTTAAAGATGCTACTGATCAAGCGAAGAAAGCAGCAAAACAGTTACGAGATGCTAAACGTGAAGTACATGCTgcaaaagaagaaaaagaaacTTTAAGCTTAGAACAACAGGAGTTGATTAAGCAAAAGACAAAATTAGATTTTACTATAAAAGATTTAACGGATGAAGTAGATGGAgataataattcaaaa GAGAGGGCAGAGAGAGAATTGAAAAAACTTCAAGATACCATTAAAGCCAAAGAATCAGAACTTCAAGAGTTAAAACCAAAGTATGAAGCTCAAAAAAAGAAAGAAGAAGATTGTACTCGGGA ACTTGctttaaaagaacaaaaaagaaaagaacTGTATGCTAAACAAGGAAGAGGAAGTCAATTTACATCCAAAGAAGATCGTGACAAATGGATTCAAAAAGAActtaa gtctttaaataaacaaataaaagacAAGAATGAACATAAAGACAAATTAACTGATGATTTAAAAAGAGACGGAGAACGGCAGCGTGAATTAGAACATCAAATTCAG atgaaCTCTATTGAATTGGAAAAACAAAGAGTTGCtattgatgaatataataaaaaatattatgaattaaaaaaagcaAAAGACCAACATCAAAGTCAGAGAAA tgAGTTGTGGCGCAAAGAAAATACTATTCAGCATAGTTTGTCGTCACTTAAAGAAGAGTTGGCAAAGTCTGATCAAGCACTCCGCAGTATGGCtggaaaa gcaATTTTAAATGGAAGAGATAGTGTACGTAAGGTATTAGATGTATTTAAAGAAAAAGGTGGAGCTCATCTTGATCTTGCTACTCAATATTATGGACAAGTGATAGAAAATTTTGGATGCGATCAAAGTATTCAAACTGCAGTAGAAGTCACAGCAGGTggaag aatgtTTTTCCATATTGTGGAATCTGATAGAATTGGTacacaaattttaaaagaaattaataatcaaaatttaccTGGTGAAGTCACTTTCATGCCATTAAACAGATTGACTGTACGAGATATAAGATATCCACAATCCaag GATGCACTTCCAATGGTCAGTAAGCTTAAATATGAACCTCACTTAGATAAAGCAATGCGTTTTATATTTGGCAAAACATTAATTTGTCGAAATCTAGAAATTGCTACTACAATATCTAAACAAAGTATGCTTGATTGTATTACAATTGATGGCGATCAG GTTTCTTCTAGTGGAACATTAACGGgaggatattttaaaaatatgcgttCTAAGCTGGAAATTCAAAAACAACGAAATGATTCGATGAGCCAAATAAAAGAAGCTGAAGAAGTACTTGCtgtattaaaaacacaattgaATGAAGTTGAGGTCAATGTGAATGTAGTAATGTCTGACATGCAAAAGACTGaaactaaaaatagtaaatCCAA GGgtaattttgacaaattaaaaGGAGACATAAGACTTATGAAGGAAGAACTTGTTGGAATTGAAAGATACCGAGCTACCAAAGAAAGGTTGTTAATACAAGCCGCATCAAATTTAGAAGCCATGCAGACCACCCGTAGTGGATTAGAATCAGAGCTTCATCAG GAACTTATGGCTCAACTTTCTGTTACTGATCAAAGAGAAATGGATAAATTGAATGATGATATTCGATCACTAACTATGGAAAATAAAACAGCCTTTTCTACTCGTATGAAATTGGAAGCAGACAAAAACAAACTTGAAAACTTGTTAACAAACAATTTGATTCGTCGTAGAGATGAGCTTATGCAG gcATTACAAGAAATATCTGTTGAAGAACGAAAACGgacattagaaaataataaaatggaagtacagacagttaaaaaaaaattagaggcCTTGAATGCAGATATCAAAATTGATGATAAAAGAGTACAAGAAGCCGTTAAAAAG CAAAAAATGTGTCAAGAAGAGTTAGAGAAGTGGAAAGTATTAGAAAAAGAAGCTCAGGAAAAGTTAGATAATGAGTCCAAAGATTTAACTAAAGTATCAACAAAGCAAAATATGTTAAGGCAAAAATTGGATGAGTGTCAAACTAAAATTAGTGACCTAGGAGCTCTTCCTAATACTGAacttattactaaatatatgtcTTATTCgtctaaaaat ttgtttAAAGAACTTGAAAAAGCTAACAGTAATATTAAACGTTACGGTCATGTTAACAAAAAAGCTTTAGaccaatttattagtttttcagaacaaaaagaaaaattggtaTCCAGAAAACAAGAACTTGATCGagg acatCAAAAAATTGAAGAACTAATGAATGTATTGGAACAAAGAAAATGTGATGCTAtactttttacatttaaacaagTATCGATGTACTTTACCCAAGTGTTTAGCAAACTTGTGCCTGGTGGATTCGCTCAATTAGTAATGAAATCGGCTGGTGGAGAAGAGTCTGCTACACCTATTGTTGGCGAT gaagataatattgataactatTCGGGAGTAATGATTAAAGTGTCGTTTGCCGGCCAAGGAAGTGAGATGCGTGAAATGAATCAATTATCTGGTGGTCAAAAATCATTAGTCGCACTAGGACTCATATTTGCTATTCAAAAATGTGATCCGGCTCCATTTTATCTTTTTGATGAAATTGATCAG GCACTAGATCCTCAACATAGGAAAGCCGTTGCAGACATGATACATGAAATGTCTGATCATGCCCAATTCATAACAACCACATTCAGACctgaattattattcaatgcTCATAAGTTCTATGGAGTTAAATTTCGTAATAAg GTGAGTCATGTGGAATGTGTTACAAGAGATGTTGCATATGATTTTGTTGAAGATGATACAACTCATGGATAA